Proteins co-encoded in one Desulfitobacterium hafniense DCB-2 genomic window:
- the thiD gene encoding bifunctional hydroxymethylpyrimidine kinase/phosphomethylpyrimidine kinase, giving the protein MKNLLTIAGSDSSGGAGIQADLKTFSALGVYGMSVITAVTAQNTLGVDEVAEIGRDMVKAQIDAVFKDIPVHGVKIGMVSNPEIITQIAASLKEWKAPNIVVDPVMISKSGYALLKPEAVETLKRELLPLARVVTPNLPEACCLLGIEALDEEGMEFAAQELHRLGPESVLIKGGHLKDAANDLLFDGEDFSWFKAPHLNQKHTHGTGCTLSSAIAAHLALGYELQTTVQKAKEYLFGAIEQAFPLGHGVGPVHHFYRMTCR; this is encoded by the coding sequence TTGAAAAATCTTTTAACCATTGCCGGCTCCGACTCCAGCGGCGGAGCAGGAATCCAAGCGGACTTGAAGACTTTTTCCGCCTTGGGGGTTTATGGGATGAGCGTCATAACCGCGGTGACCGCTCAAAATACCCTGGGGGTGGATGAGGTGGCCGAGATAGGGCGGGATATGGTCAAAGCTCAAATCGACGCAGTTTTCAAGGATATCCCGGTCCATGGGGTAAAAATAGGCATGGTCTCCAACCCGGAGATCATCACACAAATCGCCGCATCTCTGAAAGAATGGAAGGCTCCCAATATTGTGGTCGATCCGGTAATGATCTCGAAGAGCGGTTACGCTCTTCTCAAGCCGGAGGCTGTGGAAACCCTGAAGCGGGAACTGCTCCCCCTGGCCCGAGTGGTTACGCCCAATCTGCCTGAAGCCTGCTGTCTGCTGGGCATAGAGGCCCTCGACGAAGAGGGAATGGAGTTTGCGGCCCAGGAGCTCCACCGGTTGGGTCCGGAGAGTGTGCTCATTAAAGGAGGACATTTAAAAGATGCTGCCAACGATCTCCTTTTTGACGGCGAGGATTTTTCCTGGTTTAAGGCGCCCCATTTAAACCAAAAGCATACCCATGGCACCGGATGCACCCTTTCCTCAGCCATTGCGGCTCATTTAGCCTTGGGCTATGAACTGCAAACAACGGTTCAAAAAGCAAAAGAGTATCTTTTTGGCGCTATCGAACAGGCCTTTCCCTTAGGCCATGGGGTGGGGCCGGTTCATCATTTTTATCGGATGACTTGTCGGTAA
- a CDS encoding M23 family metallopeptidase, protein MRRGDTIARCGNSGNTSEPHLHFQVQNTKNFYSSIGLPIRFTSIRKSPIPNCERSDPCQAPNYEEIDNCYIARGLAVENKTKS, encoded by the coding sequence GTGCGGCGTGGTGATACAATCGCCCGCTGCGGTAATTCAGGCAACACAAGTGAGCCGCATCTCCATTTTCAAGTACAGAACACAAAGAATTTTTATTCTTCCATAGGATTGCCGATACGGTTTACATCGATAAGAAAATCTCCAATACCGAATTGCGAACGATCAGACCCATGTCAGGCACCAAATTATGAGGAGATTGATAATTGTTATATTGCCCGCGGATTAGCGGTGGAGAATAAAACCAAATCATAA
- a CDS encoding MtnX-like HAD-IB family phosphatase, which translates to MEELNRIFFVDFDGTIVTQDMCAVLVETLAGEGWREINELWERKELSTLECARRTFKLFKSNDPEVFRQLMDQAVFDPGFLDFAAFCEQRGFPLIILSDGYDFYIEYLLQREGLNLPYYANTLLFAPQLDVETPYSSGECDLCGVCKLQLMEKLLKPGCRSVYIGDGTSDFCPAERADKVFARSRLYQHCQEVGKEARLFQSFQDILQTVKHWGREEEEGT; encoded by the coding sequence ATGGAGGAATTGAACAGGATTTTCTTCGTGGATTTTGACGGCACCATCGTCACTCAGGATATGTGTGCAGTCCTCGTGGAAACCTTGGCCGGGGAAGGATGGCGGGAGATTAATGAACTTTGGGAAAGAAAAGAGCTTTCCACCCTGGAGTGCGCCCGCCGGACCTTTAAGCTGTTTAAGAGCAATGACCCGGAAGTTTTTCGCCAGCTTATGGATCAGGCGGTGTTCGATCCCGGATTTTTAGATTTTGCCGCTTTTTGTGAACAGAGAGGATTTCCCCTCATCATTCTCAGCGACGGATATGATTTCTATATTGAGTACCTCTTGCAAAGAGAGGGATTGAACCTGCCTTACTATGCCAACACATTGCTGTTTGCTCCCCAACTTGACGTAGAAACCCCCTACAGCTCCGGCGAATGTGATCTATGCGGGGTCTGCAAACTGCAGCTGATGGAAAAATTGCTTAAACCCGGTTGCCGATCCGTCTATATCGGAGATGGGACTTCCGATTTTTGCCCGGCGGAAAGGGCGGATAAGGTCTTTGCCAGGAGCAGGCTCTATCAGCACTGCCAGGAGGTAGGCAAAGAAGCCCGGCTATTCCAATCGTTTCAGGATATTCTCCAGACAGTTAAACATTGGGGAAGGGAAGAGGAGGAAGGGACTTGA
- the thiE gene encoding thiamine phosphate synthase, with product MAVDYSLYLVTDRILVGPKDFLLSIRKALEGGVTLLQLREKETNSREFYDIGVKVKELAAEFGVPLIINDRVDLALALDADGVHVGQQDLPLAKVRNIIGPDKILGYSVSSLEEALQGERMGADYLGAGPVFPTGSKKDAAEAIGLAKLKEIKAGVSLPVVGIGGIGAANLRVVKETGIDGVSVISAILSQEDPCAAAKGLVDLWRN from the coding sequence ATGGCTGTAGATTATAGCCTTTACCTGGTCACGGATCGAATCCTGGTCGGGCCGAAAGATTTTTTATTATCCATAAGAAAAGCTCTGGAGGGTGGAGTGACGTTGCTCCAATTGCGGGAGAAAGAGACAAATTCCCGGGAGTTTTATGACATTGGGGTGAAAGTAAAAGAGCTGGCGGCGGAATTCGGAGTACCCCTGATCATCAATGATCGGGTGGACCTGGCCTTGGCCCTGGATGCCGACGGGGTGCATGTGGGCCAACAGGATCTGCCCCTGGCCAAAGTCCGGAATATAATCGGCCCTGACAAAATCCTCGGCTATTCTGTTTCCAGTCTGGAAGAAGCGCTCCAGGGAGAGAGGATGGGGGCGGATTATCTGGGGGCCGGTCCGGTATTTCCTACGGGAAGCAAAAAGGATGCTGCAGAAGCCATCGGCTTAGCAAAGCTTAAGGAAATCAAAGCCGGCGTTAGTCTTCCCGTTGTTGGCATCGGCGGCATCGGAGCAGCAAACCTCAGGGTGGTGAAAGAGACGGGGATTGACGGAGTTTCGGTGATCTCAGCCATTCTAAGCCAGGAAGATCCTTGCGCCGCCGCCAAGGGGTTGGTGGATTTATGGAGGAATTGA
- the thiC gene encoding phosphomethylpyrimidine synthase ThiC has protein sequence MTQLQEARKGIITPEMVQAAELEGITGEELRQKIAIGEAVLPCNINHQGLRPMAVGKGLSTKVNANIGTSDAYPELAPELSKLEIAVAAGVHSIMDLSTGGDIDEIRRRIIQDSPVMVGTVPLYQVMVDTHKAGRGLVEMTDDEIFAGIEKHCRDGADFITVHCGVTLEVIQELREQGRVMDIVSRGGSFITAWMLHHQRQNPLFEQYDRLLNIALHYDVTLSLGDGLRPGCLADATDGPQIKELITLGSLVKRAQEAGVQVMVEGPGHVPLHQIETNMQLAKTLCHNAPFYVLGPLVTDVAPGYDHITSAIGGAIAASSGADFLCYVTPAEHLGLPTEEDVKEGVIAARIAAHAADLVKGIKGAWEWDLEMAKARKALDWPKQIQLSIDPEKAGRMRKAKNEDSQERCTMCGKFCAYQLISDYMGTPFKGC, from the coding sequence TTGACTCAACTGCAAGAAGCAAGAAAAGGAATCATTACTCCGGAAATGGTCCAAGCAGCTGAATTGGAGGGAATTACCGGGGAGGAACTGAGGCAGAAGATCGCCATAGGGGAAGCGGTTTTACCCTGCAACATCAACCATCAGGGACTTCGTCCCATGGCAGTCGGCAAGGGTCTGTCTACGAAAGTGAACGCCAACATCGGAACCTCCGATGCCTATCCGGAGCTAGCCCCTGAGCTGAGCAAACTGGAGATTGCTGTGGCGGCCGGTGTCCATTCCATCATGGATTTAAGTACAGGCGGAGATATTGATGAGATCAGAAGAAGGATTATCCAGGATAGTCCGGTCATGGTGGGAACGGTGCCTTTATACCAGGTCATGGTGGATACTCACAAGGCCGGCCGGGGCTTAGTGGAAATGACGGATGACGAAATCTTCGCCGGGATCGAGAAACACTGCCGGGACGGAGCTGATTTTATCACGGTTCACTGTGGCGTAACCTTAGAGGTCATTCAGGAACTCCGGGAACAGGGACGGGTGATGGATATCGTCTCTCGGGGCGGGTCCTTTATTACCGCCTGGATGCTGCATCATCAGCGACAAAACCCCCTTTTCGAGCAGTACGACCGCCTGTTAAACATCGCTTTGCACTATGATGTTACTCTGAGTCTGGGAGATGGCCTCCGGCCAGGTTGCTTAGCCGACGCCACAGACGGCCCCCAAATTAAAGAACTGATCACTCTGGGAAGCTTGGTCAAACGGGCTCAGGAAGCAGGGGTGCAGGTTATGGTCGAAGGCCCTGGACATGTTCCTCTCCATCAGATTGAAACGAATATGCAGTTGGCAAAGACCCTCTGCCATAATGCTCCTTTCTATGTCTTAGGCCCTTTGGTCACCGATGTGGCTCCGGGATATGATCATATTACATCAGCTATTGGCGGAGCTATCGCAGCTTCCAGCGGTGCGGACTTCCTCTGCTATGTCACCCCTGCGGAGCATCTTGGTTTGCCTACGGAGGAGGATGTCAAAGAAGGGGTGATCGCTGCCCGCATCGCAGCTCATGCAGCCGATCTGGTTAAAGGCATTAAAGGAGCCTGGGAATGGGATCTGGAAATGGCCAAAGCCCGCAAAGCCTTGGATTGGCCAAAACAAATCCAGCTGTCCATTGATCCGGAAAAAGCGGGGCGAATGCGAAAAGCCAAAAATGAAGACAGCCAGGAGCGCTGCACCATGTGCGGAAAATTCTGCGCCTATCAATTAATCAGCGACTATATGGGGACACCTTTTAAAGGCTGCTAA
- a CDS encoding 3-deoxy-7-phosphoheptulonate synthase, whose product MSMNFIKKLPPAEEIIAHLPLSKEVAELRDKRVDEMKKILTNEDQRFLLIVGPCSADHEDPVCEYIERLAKVQEKVKDTLLIVPRIYTNKPRTTGEGYKGMVHQPDPEKAPDMCEGIKAIRRLHIRAISEFGMPAADEMLYPENYSYLADVLGYVAIGARSVENQQHRLTVSGVELPVGMKNPTSGDMTVMFNSLIAAHSNHSFIYNGWEVETTGNPYAHAVLRGAVNANGENIPNYHFEDLIRTAREYERLELVNPAIIVDVNHANSMKCFYEQPRISGEVLYSRRYDSLLKKMIKGLMIESYLEEGRQGIGENIYGKSITDACLGWESTEKLIYSIAENV is encoded by the coding sequence ATGAGTATGAATTTTATCAAGAAATTACCGCCGGCGGAAGAAATTATTGCCCATTTGCCTTTAAGCAAAGAAGTGGCTGAGCTCCGGGACAAACGGGTGGACGAGATGAAGAAGATCCTGACCAATGAAGATCAACGGTTCTTATTGATTGTCGGTCCTTGCTCCGCCGATCATGAAGATCCCGTTTGTGAGTATATTGAACGATTGGCCAAAGTCCAGGAAAAGGTCAAGGATACCCTCCTCATCGTGCCCCGGATCTATACCAACAAACCCCGGACCACAGGGGAAGGGTATAAAGGGATGGTTCATCAGCCGGACCCGGAAAAGGCCCCGGATATGTGCGAGGGTATTAAAGCCATTCGCCGCTTGCATATCCGCGCCATATCGGAATTTGGGATGCCGGCTGCTGACGAGATGCTCTATCCGGAGAATTACAGCTATCTTGCCGATGTCCTGGGTTACGTGGCCATCGGAGCCCGTTCCGTGGAAAATCAACAGCATCGCCTTACCGTCAGCGGTGTTGAACTTCCGGTGGGCATGAAAAACCCCACCAGCGGCGATATGACCGTGATGTTTAATTCATTGATTGCAGCACACAGCAATCATTCTTTCATCTACAATGGCTGGGAAGTTGAAACCACTGGGAACCCTTATGCTCACGCCGTGTTAAGAGGGGCTGTGAATGCCAATGGTGAAAATATCCCCAATTATCATTTTGAAGACCTGATTCGGACCGCTCGGGAATATGAAAGACTGGAATTGGTTAATCCGGCCATTATCGTGGATGTGAATCATGCCAACTCCATGAAGTGCTTTTATGAGCAGCCCCGTATTTCCGGCGAGGTGCTGTACAGCCGTAGGTATGATTCCCTGCTGAAGAAGATGATCAAAGGGCTGATGATCGAGAGCTATCTGGAGGAAGGAAGGCAGGGCATCGGGGAAAACATCTATGGAAAATCCATTACGGATGCTTGCTTAGGCTGGGAGAGCACGGAGAAGTTGATTTACTCTATAGCTGAAAATGTCTAA
- a CDS encoding MFS transporter, whose protein sequence is MDNSKRSSMLRKLKILQWPMYVICVLCYMLTLFHRITPAIMGPDLMADLSLGAVAFGFMGMAFTWIYAFAQAPVGTMLDSLGARRGLTAILMIAAIGSLVFSLAENFTVLIIGRILLAVAVSGFLIGGAKIISAWFTTRQYPMLWGIFMGLGSLGSVLGTAPLRTLMSFAGWRTALFGIAVFSLILAVVTYILLRDKPAERGLLTPDELHGETAVVAAISEEAGQEKVPFTAVLKMPVLWLIGLLSLGVNSSSQTFGSMWEGIYLTDALALSKEASGDILSWYAWGLFAGCILSGAVVRKIGSKKTMVLGCILFLFNWLWIALQPATISITELSFFNFLMGALQMLVISTTFIYIREVMPTSRLGTAMGIVNSFAWIFGAGLFQQIWGIIINAVSDGIKPYPVYAFQVTLWLQVIMICLGVICSIVLYRKDFGGKEKSVKLTNHAV, encoded by the coding sequence ATGGACAATTCCAAGCGAAGTTCTATGCTTCGCAAATTGAAAATTTTACAATGGCCCATGTATGTCATTTGCGTTTTATGCTATATGCTTACTTTGTTCCATCGGATTACGCCGGCTATTATGGGACCCGATTTAATGGCAGACCTTTCCCTGGGTGCGGTTGCCTTCGGCTTCATGGGCATGGCCTTTACCTGGATCTATGCCTTTGCTCAAGCCCCGGTAGGCACTATGCTGGATAGTTTAGGCGCCCGCCGGGGACTGACGGCAATTCTTATGATAGCGGCCATTGGCTCACTGGTCTTCAGCCTTGCTGAAAATTTTACAGTGTTAATTATCGGTAGAATCCTTCTGGCAGTAGCCGTGTCTGGTTTTTTGATCGGTGGGGCAAAAATAATCTCTGCTTGGTTTACGACCCGTCAATATCCAATGCTTTGGGGAATATTTATGGGACTGGGTTCTTTGGGCAGCGTCCTGGGCACAGCGCCGCTAAGGACATTAATGAGTTTTGCAGGGTGGAGAACAGCTTTATTCGGCATAGCAGTTTTTTCCTTGATATTGGCAGTGGTAACGTATATCTTATTGAGAGATAAGCCGGCGGAACGAGGGTTGCTTACACCGGATGAACTCCATGGGGAAACTGCAGTGGTTGCCGCCATAAGCGAAGAAGCCGGGCAAGAAAAGGTTCCCTTTACTGCCGTACTCAAAATGCCTGTCTTATGGTTAATCGGTTTACTGTCTCTCGGTGTGAACTCCAGTTCACAGACTTTCGGCTCCATGTGGGAAGGCATCTATCTGACCGATGCCCTGGCATTATCCAAGGAGGCCAGTGGGGATATTCTGTCCTGGTACGCATGGGGGCTCTTTGCAGGATGTATCCTAAGCGGTGCAGTGGTCAGAAAGATTGGCTCCAAGAAAACCATGGTATTGGGTTGTATTTTGTTTTTGTTTAACTGGCTATGGATTGCTTTGCAGCCGGCAACCATAAGCATTACAGAGTTAAGCTTTTTTAATTTCTTAATGGGGGCATTACAGATGCTGGTCATCTCCACCACATTTATTTATATTCGTGAAGTCATGCCCACATCCCGTTTAGGGACTGCGATGGGAATCGTGAACAGCTTTGCCTGGATTTTTGGAGCAGGACTTTTTCAACAGATTTGGGGAATTATCATCAATGCCGTTTCTGATGGGATAAAGCCATATCCCGTATATGCATTTCAAGTAACCCTTTGGCTTCAGGTGATCATGATCTGTTTAGGCGTCATTTGTTCTATTGTCCTTTACCGGAAAGATTTTGGAGGAAAAGAAAAAAGTGTAAAGCTAACGAATCATGCAGTGTAA
- the thiM gene encoding hydroxyethylthiazole kinase — translation MKEKLTKALQALKHKTPLVHAITNVVTVNDCANSLLAVGASPAMCEAADEVFEFSQLAGSLYLNLGTLTKEQEMAAYLAIRGATLKGIPVILDPVACGAIPRKKATIERLGHFGRFTVIKGNLGEVKALAGLAARVRGVDSLDEGNDGLEACQSLARAYGCVVAATGKVDIVADGQRACLIENGTEMLTRITGAGCMAGALVAGFCGAYEDAFGATVAALLTMSLAGELAQETSGGELPGTFRAHLIDQLSLVDEALIEKRGRVQWL, via the coding sequence ATGAAAGAAAAACTAACAAAAGCTCTTCAAGCCCTCAAACACAAAACCCCCCTGGTCCATGCCATTACCAATGTTGTTACGGTCAACGACTGCGCTAATAGTTTGCTGGCTGTGGGAGCATCACCGGCTATGTGCGAAGCAGCGGATGAAGTGTTCGAGTTCAGCCAGCTTGCCGGCTCCTTGTATCTTAACTTAGGAACCTTAACCAAGGAACAGGAAATGGCAGCTTATCTGGCCATCCGGGGAGCAACCTTAAAAGGGATTCCGGTGATCCTTGATCCGGTAGCCTGCGGAGCCATTCCCCGTAAAAAAGCAACGATTGAAAGGCTGGGGCATTTTGGCCGCTTTACGGTAATCAAAGGGAATTTGGGCGAGGTCAAGGCTTTGGCCGGATTGGCAGCCCGGGTCAGAGGAGTGGATTCCCTGGATGAAGGGAATGATGGCCTGGAAGCTTGTCAAAGCCTGGCCAGAGCTTATGGCTGCGTCGTGGCGGCCACCGGGAAAGTGGATATCGTTGCCGATGGACAAAGAGCCTGCTTGATCGAAAATGGGACAGAGATGCTGACCCGGATCACGGGGGCCGGCTGCATGGCCGGGGCCTTGGTGGCCGGTTTTTGCGGAGCTTATGAAGACGCCTTCGGAGCAACGGTTGCCGCTTTGCTGACCATGTCTCTGGCGGGAGAATTAGCTCAGGAGACCTCCGGCGGGGAATTGCCGGGAACATTCCGGGCTCACCTTATCGACCAGCTCAGCCTGGTGGATGAGGCACTGATCGAGAAAAGGGGGCGGGTGCAATGGCTGTAG